Proteins from a genomic interval of Sporomusaceae bacterium:
- a CDS encoding molybdenum cofactor guanylyltransferase: MADVITPLTGIVLAGGQSSRMGRDKACLPWGEGDLLNTVLAALAPVCGRLIVVSNVPRAISLAEVAVVADRYRGCGPLAGIHAGLLASGEGYSFVAACDMPYLRADAVAYMAKAAEGYDAAAPYVDGHFHPLHAVYHHRCLPAVEALLAGGRYRVVDFYDMVSLRRVSKDELASLDPELRMLRNMNSPEDLPPGYGR, from the coding sequence ATGGCTGATGTTATTACGCCGCTGACCGGGATCGTGCTGGCCGGCGGCCAAAGTAGCCGCATGGGCCGGGATAAGGCCTGTCTGCCGTGGGGGGAGGGCGATCTCCTCAATACGGTGCTGGCGGCGCTGGCCCCCGTTTGCGGCCGCCTGATCGTGGTGAGCAATGTGCCGCGGGCCATCTCTCTGGCGGAGGTGGCGGTGGTGGCCGACCGTTACCGGGGCTGCGGGCCGCTGGCCGGCATCCACGCCGGGCTGCTGGCGTCAGGGGAGGGCTACAGTTTCGTGGCCGCCTGCGATATGCCGTATTTGCGGGCCGACGCTGTCGCCTATATGGCGAAGGCGGCCGAGGGTTACGACGCGGCGGCGCCTTATGTGGACGGGCATTTCCATCCGCTGCACGCCGTATACCATCATCGCTGCCTGCCGGCGGTCGAGGCGCTGCTGGCGGGCGGCCGCTACCGGGTGGTCGATTTTTACGATATGGTAAGCCTGCGCCGTGTAAGCAAGGATGAGCTGGCGAGCTTAGATCCGGAGCTGCGGATGCTGCGAAATATGAACAGCCCGGAGGATTTGCCGCCTGGCTACGGCCGCTGA
- a CDS encoding rubredoxin: protein MAKWECSVCGYVYDEAAGDPEHGIAAGTKFEDIPDDWVCPVCGVGKDQFTKQ from the coding sequence ATGGCGAAGTGGGAGTGCAGCGTGTGCGGCTATGTTTACGACGAGGCGGCGGGCGATCCCGAGCACGGCATCGCGGCCGGGACGAAGTTCGAGGATATCCCCGACGACTGGGTGTGCCCGGTGTGCGGGGTGGGCAAGGACCAGTTCACGAAGCAGTAG
- a CDS encoding aliphatic sulfonate ABC transporter substrate-binding protein, whose protein sequence is MSKKYLALALAIVFALTAVLAGCGSSQPAQPAKPAAPQKIIIAYTPWTGYAALFVAQSKGMFKARGLDVEVQAIEGVGDRKQALAAGKIQGMAASIDVSISAAESLPLKYVWAFDSSAGADGLLAKPEIKSFADLKGKQVAYHKGSASHLMLTELLAKNNMKESDLVPVDMKASEAAAAFMAGKVDAAVTWEPHLTKAVKAGGKLMATTKDTPGLIADVLVFKDDYVKANQETVQKIVEAMAEATDFLIKNPAEASKMVAEGMKMKPEDVASDFPTLKFYDLKGNLEFYGTADKPGPMYAVTKKAAQFYVDQKVLKAVPDVSKILDNSFVLKIKK, encoded by the coding sequence ATGAGCAAAAAGTATTTGGCGCTGGCGCTGGCGATAGTGTTCGCCCTGACCGCGGTGCTGGCCGGCTGCGGTTCGAGCCAGCCCGCGCAGCCGGCCAAACCGGCCGCGCCGCAGAAGATTATCATCGCTTACACGCCGTGGACCGGCTACGCGGCGCTGTTCGTAGCCCAGTCGAAGGGTATGTTCAAGGCCCGCGGCCTCGATGTCGAGGTGCAGGCGATCGAAGGCGTCGGCGACCGCAAGCAGGCGCTGGCCGCCGGCAAGATCCAGGGCATGGCCGCGTCGATCGACGTTTCCATTTCGGCCGCCGAAAGTCTGCCGCTGAAGTATGTGTGGGCGTTCGATTCTTCGGCCGGCGCGGACGGTCTGCTGGCCAAGCCGGAGATCAAGAGCTTCGCCGATCTCAAGGGCAAGCAGGTGGCCTACCACAAGGGTTCGGCTTCCCATCTGATGCTGACCGAGCTGCTGGCTAAGAATAATATGAAGGAAAGCGACCTCGTCCCGGTGGATATGAAGGCTTCGGAGGCCGCCGCCGCGTTCATGGCCGGCAAGGTCGACGCCGCCGTTACCTGGGAGCCGCACCTGACCAAGGCCGTGAAGGCCGGCGGTAAGCTGATGGCGACTACGAAGGATACCCCCGGCCTGATCGCCGACGTGCTGGTGTTCAAGGATGACTATGTGAAGGCTAACCAGGAGACGGTGCAGAAGATCGTCGAGGCGATGGCCGAGGCGACCGATTTCCTGATCAAGAACCCGGCCGAGGCCAGCAAGATGGTGGCCGAGGGCATGAAGATGAAGCCGGAGGACGTGGCTTCCGATTTCCCGACGCTGAAGTTTTACGACCTGAAGGGCAATCTCGAGTTCTACGGTACCGCCGACAAGCCGGGCCCGATGTACGCCGTGACCAAGAAGGCCGCCCAGTTCTACGTCGACCAGAAGGTCCTCAAGGCAGTGCCCGATGTGAGCAAGATTCTCGACAACAGCTTTGTCCTCAAGATCAAGAAGTAA
- a CDS encoding methylated-DNA--[protein]-cysteine S-methyltransferase translates to MKKYSIFETGWGYVAAMWSPGGLWAISFPRASAEEALASLKVSVSGVEEGYPEWAASLEGELKRYFAGEKLDFTAPVDWDGYTPFQAAVLRYTAAIPYGVVEGYGRVAAAIGHPKAARAVGGALHINRTPVVVPCHRVVGANGALVGFGGGLDRKKALLDLESVTYKDR, encoded by the coding sequence ATGAAGAAGTATAGCATTTTTGAGACAGGCTGGGGCTATGTGGCGGCGATGTGGTCGCCGGGCGGCCTGTGGGCGATTTCTTTCCCCCGCGCGTCGGCTGAGGAGGCGCTGGCCTCGCTCAAGGTCAGTGTATCCGGGGTCGAGGAGGGGTACCCCGAGTGGGCAGCCAGCCTGGAGGGCGAGCTGAAACGGTATTTCGCCGGGGAGAAGCTGGATTTTACGGCGCCGGTGGACTGGGACGGCTATACGCCTTTCCAGGCGGCGGTGCTGCGCTATACGGCGGCCATCCCGTACGGCGTCGTCGAAGGCTACGGCCGGGTGGCGGCGGCGATCGGCCACCCCAAGGCGGCCCGCGCCGTGGGCGGGGCGCTGCATATCAACCGCACGCCGGTCGTGGTGCCCTGCCACCGCGTGGTGGGGGCGAACGGCGCGCTGGTCGGCTTCGGCGGCGGGCTGGACCGGAAGAAGGCATTATTGGATCTGGAGTCGGTCACTTATAAGGATCGCTGA
- a CDS encoding DUF3231 family protein, with protein sequence MTIAEKIMAQADTALNMMFDKEPPNRVEAAALYASIMAGRQNVATLAVLYNQARDADLRALLKRSIDEQTEWLTNHAEKTLAAAGADLPALHFMRRDLLDKPLDLPEAARFSDQEIALLLANMAKTSQMAVLAAMHNCYQPYLAKMYQDVLDKATDYNFSLMQLVLNKGWLPHLHKLQH encoded by the coding sequence ATGACCATCGCCGAAAAAATTATGGCCCAGGCCGACACCGCCCTCAACATGATGTTCGACAAAGAGCCTCCCAACCGTGTCGAAGCCGCCGCGCTCTACGCCAGCATCATGGCCGGCCGCCAGAACGTCGCCACCCTAGCCGTCCTCTACAACCAGGCCCGCGACGCCGACCTCAGGGCGCTCCTCAAACGTTCCATCGACGAACAGACCGAGTGGCTCACCAATCACGCCGAAAAAACCCTCGCCGCCGCCGGCGCCGACCTGCCCGCTCTCCACTTCATGCGGCGCGACCTCCTCGACAAACCGCTCGACCTCCCCGAAGCGGCCCGCTTCAGCGACCAGGAAATCGCCCTCCTCCTCGCCAACATGGCCAAAACCTCCCAAATGGCCGTCCTCGCCGCCATGCACAACTGCTACCAGCCCTACCTCGCCAAAATGTACCAGGACGTCCTCGACAAAGCCACCGACTACAACTTCAGCCTCATGCAGCTCGTCCTCAACAAGGGCTGGCTGCCGCACCTCCACAAACTCCAGCACTGA
- a CDS encoding alpha-hydroxy-acid oxidizing protein, which translates to MDWKTLKQTAREKFNGACRVCPVCNGVACAGEMPGMGGIGTGASFQNNVAALAGYRLNLKVVHAVSEPVMACKILGMELSMPIIGAAIAGGKLNMGGATTEPEYAAAVVSGCHQAGTVGMTGDGPIADVFEAGLAAIGAVGGRGIPVIKPRENDKIIEKANQAAAAGAFAFGMDIDAAAIINMTNAGQPVGPKTAAELAHIKKSTKIPFIVKGIMVPEDARACVEAGVDAIVVSNHGGRVLDHTPGTAEVLPYIAEAVKGKVTILVDGGIRSGADVLKMLALGADAVLVGRPVTIGGVGAGAEGVAMVLNKMAAELRAAMVLTGTANVSEVPEDILW; encoded by the coding sequence ATGGATTGGAAGACTTTGAAGCAGACTGCGCGGGAGAAGTTCAACGGCGCGTGCCGGGTGTGCCCGGTGTGCAACGGGGTGGCTTGCGCCGGGGAGATGCCCGGCATGGGCGGGATCGGCACCGGGGCTTCGTTTCAGAATAATGTGGCGGCGCTGGCCGGGTACCGCCTGAATCTGAAGGTGGTGCACGCCGTAAGCGAGCCGGTGATGGCCTGTAAGATTCTCGGTATGGAGCTGTCGATGCCGATTATTGGCGCGGCGATCGCGGGCGGCAAGCTGAATATGGGCGGGGCGACGACCGAGCCGGAGTACGCGGCGGCGGTCGTGAGCGGCTGCCACCAGGCGGGCACGGTGGGCATGACGGGCGACGGGCCGATTGCCGATGTGTTCGAGGCCGGGCTGGCGGCGATCGGCGCCGTGGGCGGCAGGGGCATCCCGGTGATCAAGCCGCGGGAGAACGATAAGATTATCGAGAAGGCCAACCAGGCGGCTGCCGCCGGGGCTTTTGCTTTCGGGATGGACATCGACGCGGCGGCGATCATCAATATGACGAACGCCGGCCAGCCGGTGGGGCCGAAGACGGCGGCCGAGCTGGCGCATATCAAGAAGAGTACGAAGATTCCCTTTATCGTGAAGGGGATTATGGTGCCCGAGGATGCGCGGGCCTGTGTGGAGGCGGGGGTGGACGCGATCGTGGTTTCGAACCACGGCGGCCGGGTGCTCGATCATACGCCGGGCACGGCCGAGGTGCTGCCGTATATCGCCGAGGCGGTGAAGGGCAAGGTCACGATTTTGGTGGACGGCGGCATCCGCAGCGGGGCCGATGTGCTGAAGATGCTGGCTCTGGGCGCCGATGCGGTGCTGGTGGGCCGGCCGGTGACGATCGGCGGCGTGGGCGCCGGGGCCGAAGGTGTGGCGATGGTGCTGAACAAGATGGCTGCCGAGCTGCGCGCCGCGATGGTGCTGACCGGGACGGCGAATGTGTCCGAGGTACCCGAAGATATCCTCTGGTAA
- a CDS encoding Cof-type HAD-IIB family hydrolase → MSIRLIAIDLDDTLLDHSRTISPRARAAIAAAMAKGVTVTVATGRMFRSALPYAQQLGLDVPLITYNGALIKCGLSGETLRHLPLDMATARALLALFRDRGWYVQVYLDDVLYVRERNANARLYETIAGVESVPVGDELWSPAGPPTKMLAMGDPADIPAIEAAVRAVGGDRVYTAASKTNYLEMTDPAANKGAALAFLAGWLGIDRSEVMAIGDSSNDLDMVEYAGWGVAMGNASPRVKAAAQAVTEANDADGVAAAIERFVLNK, encoded by the coding sequence ATGTCCATCAGATTGATCGCCATCGATTTAGACGACACGCTTCTCGACCATAGCCGCACGATTTCGCCCCGGGCGCGCGCCGCGATCGCCGCGGCGATGGCGAAGGGCGTCACGGTGACGGTGGCCACCGGCCGCATGTTTCGCTCGGCGCTGCCGTACGCGCAGCAACTGGGGCTGGATGTGCCGCTGATAACTTATAACGGGGCGCTGATAAAGTGCGGCCTGTCGGGGGAGACGCTCCGCCATCTGCCGCTCGATATGGCGACGGCCCGCGCGCTGCTCGCCCTGTTCCGCGACCGCGGCTGGTATGTGCAGGTGTATCTTGACGATGTGCTGTACGTGCGGGAGCGCAACGCCAATGCCCGCTTGTACGAGACGATCGCCGGCGTCGAGTCGGTGCCGGTGGGGGACGAGCTGTGGTCGCCGGCGGGGCCGCCAACGAAGATGCTGGCGATGGGGGACCCGGCCGATATTCCGGCGATCGAGGCGGCCGTCCGCGCCGTCGGCGGCGACCGGGTGTACACGGCGGCTTCGAAGACCAATTACCTGGAGATGACCGATCCGGCCGCCAACAAGGGGGCGGCTCTCGCTTTCCTGGCCGGCTGGCTGGGGATCGACCGATCCGAGGTGATGGCGATCGGCGATTCGAGCAACGATCTCGATATGGTCGAGTACGCCGGCTGGGGGGTGGCGATGGGCAACGCCAGCCCGCGGGTGAAGGCGGCGGCCCAGGCGGTTACGGAGGCCAACGACGCCGACGGTGTGGCGGCGGCGATCGAGAGGTTTGTGCTGAATAAGTGA
- a CDS encoding phage holin family protein — protein MSGFLLRILINAIIICAVVVELPGIFVDTLGGTLLGAAIIGVANAAIRPLLTLAAMPFNAVTVGSFAFFTNLVAPLAVVKALPGFQVSSFMAPLAGILLMTLCSYTLTKVIQDR, from the coding sequence GTGTCGGGCTTTCTGCTGAGAATCCTCATCAACGCGATAATTATCTGCGCCGTGGTGGTGGAACTGCCGGGCATCTTTGTGGATACCCTGGGCGGCACGCTGCTGGGTGCGGCGATCATCGGCGTCGCCAACGCGGCGATCAGGCCACTCTTAACACTGGCGGCGATGCCTTTCAACGCGGTGACGGTCGGTTCGTTCGCCTTTTTCACCAACCTTGTGGCGCCGCTGGCGGTGGTCAAGGCGCTGCCGGGGTTCCAGGTGTCGAGCTTTATGGCGCCGCTGGCGGGGATATTGCTGATGACGCTGTGCAGTTACACGCTGACCAAGGTAATTCAAGACCGGTAA
- a CDS encoding sodium:solute symporter family protein has translation MNHYLLYGMLALFVGATALLGYLGYRHTKSSRDYLIAGGNVHPVLMALAYGSTFISTSAIVGFGGAAGVYGLSLLWLTVFNIFVGIFVAFVVFGLRTRAMAHALKVNTFPEFLGARFQSPFIRRFAAAVLSLTMPLYAAAVMIGGARYMEEALGLDYVAALTVFAAIVLGYVYFGGLRGVIYNDAFQSTIMFVSMAVLIVLTYVKLGGVTAAHGKLEALRALVPAALAAKGHQGWAAMPAFGSEIWWFVVSTLVLGVGIGVLAQPQLAVRYMTVASSRDLNRALGVGGVFILFMTGVAFTVGALSNVYFVEASGRLALAATAAGGAAPNVDRVIPLFIAQAMPEWLKYLFLFTLLSAAMSTLSGQFHLISSSLSYDLNPGRGRSDKRTLLLNRAGTVAGFALTLALSLLLPPGIIAIATALFFGFCASAFLPMYAAALYWPRVTPAGAAWSMVAASVTYLTLVLVVHEKEAAIFGVCQSLFGVKSLASAPWTYIDPLVITLPISALTLWAVSLATQPAAEGALEVKEEAV, from the coding sequence ATGAATCATTACCTGCTTTACGGGATGCTGGCGCTGTTCGTCGGGGCCACGGCCCTGCTGGGCTATCTGGGATATCGCCATACGAAGTCTTCGCGGGACTATCTGATCGCCGGCGGCAACGTCCACCCGGTGCTGATGGCGCTGGCATACGGCTCGACGTTCATTTCGACGTCGGCGATCGTCGGTTTCGGCGGCGCGGCCGGGGTGTATGGGCTGAGCCTGTTGTGGCTGACGGTGTTCAATATTTTTGTCGGCATTTTCGTGGCGTTCGTGGTGTTCGGACTCAGGACGCGGGCGATGGCTCACGCTCTCAAGGTCAATACGTTCCCCGAATTCCTCGGCGCCCGTTTCCAGTCGCCTTTCATCCGGCGGTTCGCGGCGGCGGTGCTCAGCCTGACGATGCCGCTTTACGCGGCGGCGGTGATGATCGGCGGGGCCCGCTATATGGAAGAGGCGCTGGGGCTGGATTATGTCGCCGCTCTGACGGTGTTCGCCGCCATCGTTCTCGGCTACGTTTATTTCGGCGGTCTGCGGGGCGTGATCTACAACGACGCTTTTCAGTCGACGATAATGTTTGTGAGCATGGCGGTGCTGATCGTGCTGACGTATGTGAAGCTGGGCGGGGTGACGGCCGCCCATGGCAAGCTGGAGGCTTTAAGGGCGCTGGTGCCGGCGGCGCTGGCGGCGAAGGGCCATCAGGGCTGGGCCGCGATGCCGGCTTTCGGCTCGGAAATTTGGTGGTTTGTGGTTTCGACGCTCGTCCTGGGGGTGGGCATCGGGGTGCTTGCCCAGCCGCAGCTGGCGGTGCGCTATATGACGGTGGCCAGTTCGCGCGACCTTAACCGGGCTTTGGGGGTCGGCGGGGTTTTTATTCTCTTCATGACCGGGGTGGCGTTTACGGTCGGGGCGTTGTCCAACGTCTATTTCGTGGAGGCGTCCGGCAGGCTTGCTCTGGCGGCGACGGCCGCCGGCGGCGCGGCCCCCAATGTCGACAGGGTGATTCCGCTGTTCATCGCCCAGGCGATGCCGGAATGGCTGAAGTATCTGTTCCTGTTCACGCTGCTGTCGGCGGCGATGTCGACGCTCAGCGGGCAGTTCCATCTGATTTCGAGCTCGCTTTCCTACGATCTCAACCCCGGCCGGGGGCGGAGCGATAAGCGGACGCTGCTTTTAAACCGGGCGGGGACGGTGGCGGGCTTCGCGCTGACGTTGGCCCTGTCGCTGCTGCTGCCGCCGGGTATCATCGCTATTGCGACCGCGCTGTTTTTCGGTTTCTGCGCCTCGGCCTTCCTGCCGATGTACGCCGCGGCGCTTTACTGGCCGCGGGTGACGCCGGCCGGGGCGGCCTGGAGCATGGTGGCGGCGAGCGTGACTTATCTAACTCTGGTGCTGGTGGTGCATGAAAAGGAGGCGGCGATCTTCGGCGTGTGCCAGAGCCTGTTCGGGGTCAAGTCGCTGGCGTCGGCCCCGTGGACGTATATCGATCCGCTGGTGATAACGCTGCCGATCAGCGCGCTGACGCTGTGGGCGGTGAGCCTGGCGACCCAGCCGGCGGCGGAGGGGGCGCTGGAGGTTAAGGAAGAGGCGGTATAA
- a CDS encoding ABC transporter permease, which yields MVILSRSKIFVPKAAIPSHLYALCSALAFALLLLVWSALTYGAFVPPLFLPTPDAIVTSAITLFAEFELMSDVWASVLRVTAGFLLAAVIGVPLGVLMGSLKTFEAFFEPLLGFIRYMPASAFIPLFILWLGIGESEKIAVIFFGTFFQLTLMVMDVTKNVSMDLINTAYTLGVSQRGVFRRVILPASLPGIVDTLRITFGWAWTYLVVAEIVAASSGLGYMIMQSQRFLKTSNIIVGIVVIGIIGIIIDVLFKWLYARLFPWLGKGGAA from the coding sequence GTGGTAATCTTGTCCAGGAGTAAAATCTTCGTCCCGAAAGCCGCTATCCCGTCCCATTTGTACGCGCTGTGCAGCGCGCTGGCCTTCGCCCTGCTGCTGTTGGTGTGGTCGGCGCTGACATACGGCGCGTTTGTGCCGCCGCTTTTCCTGCCGACGCCGGACGCGATTGTGACGAGCGCAATTACGCTGTTTGCCGAGTTCGAGCTGATGAGCGATGTGTGGGCGAGCGTGCTGCGCGTGACGGCCGGGTTTCTGCTGGCGGCAGTGATCGGTGTGCCGCTGGGGGTGCTGATGGGCAGTCTGAAGACGTTCGAGGCGTTTTTTGAGCCGTTGTTGGGCTTTATCCGCTATATGCCGGCTTCGGCGTTCATCCCGCTGTTCATCCTCTGGCTGGGGATCGGCGAGAGCGAGAAGATCGCGGTAATTTTTTTCGGCACATTTTTTCAATTGACACTGATGGTTATGGACGTCACTAAGAATGTGTCCATGGACCTTATCAATACGGCCTATACGCTGGGCGTGTCGCAGCGCGGCGTTTTCCGGCGGGTTATCCTGCCGGCCAGCCTGCCGGGGATCGTCGATACGCTGCGGATAACCTTCGGCTGGGCCTGGACTTACCTGGTGGTGGCCGAGATTGTGGCCGCCAGCTCGGGGCTGGGGTATATGATCATGCAGTCGCAGCGCTTTCTGAAGACGTCGAATATTATCGTCGGCATCGTGGTGATCGGCATCATCGGCATTATCATCGATGTGCTGTTCAAGTGGCTGTACGCGCGGCTCTTCCCGTGGCTGGGCAAAGGGGGTGCCGCGTGA
- a CDS encoding methyl-accepting chemotaxis protein, whose product MSIKNKFLSVMIVALLAVTLMVSGLQLYSIYSAVERDALAAMEGQSAMLGHEVNTWFMTFWQTGQILAKQPALLSGDHPAIMQQLRVAQSNMPGIMAINITDRAGKIITGYPFDPKMLGASLADRAHWKASINSGSVTVSDVVVSRTTGKPTVVIAYPLQDGKLDTVGVMTLSLDLTFLQFLLNDLKSGYSGLAAIMTPDGRFIAHNVEQLVKDGKSASPELVQLFQDNTGKPKSYISSLGQPSYISLHQAVGPGWYVATSLPKAELMKGFYGGIKSSALLLLAALLLITLAVWWLIGRMFRPLTLVTREVAKLGAGDLTLSVDHRSRDELGQLAAAVNDTVKNLRSIVGTVQSNAESLSASSQQLAATTDEAGRAVSQVAATAGEIAKGADETGRAVAGAAERTAELNDLAATVAGEMQALTGNAKAISAAASKGQSAIDEATAVIRGIADTTAANTRLAGELNTKSQQVREIVEMINTIAGQTNLLALNAAIEAARAGEHGRGFAVVAEEVRKLAEQSGQAAEQIGAIIGDMLGDIDGVVRAFAGTSSAVAGGVETITRANASFSEITATVDVTAAKVAEAVGMANRQAAAAASIKDAIQNVASVAEQSAAATETTAASAEEVNASIEEISASAQALSQVADELNRSVMRFKL is encoded by the coding sequence TTGAGTATCAAAAACAAGTTCCTGTCTGTCATGATCGTGGCCCTGCTAGCCGTCACCCTTATGGTCAGCGGCCTACAGCTCTATTCCATCTATTCGGCCGTCGAGCGCGACGCCCTTGCGGCCATGGAAGGGCAGAGCGCCATGCTCGGCCACGAAGTCAACACCTGGTTCATGACCTTCTGGCAAACTGGACAGATTCTCGCCAAGCAACCCGCCCTGCTCTCCGGCGACCATCCGGCCATAATGCAGCAGCTCAGGGTCGCCCAGAGCAACATGCCCGGCATAATGGCCATCAACATCACCGACCGTGCCGGCAAAATCATCACCGGCTACCCCTTCGACCCCAAAATGCTCGGCGCCAGTCTCGCCGACCGGGCTCACTGGAAAGCGTCGATCAACAGCGGTAGCGTCACCGTCAGCGACGTCGTCGTCAGCCGCACCACCGGCAAACCCACCGTCGTCATCGCCTACCCCCTCCAGGACGGCAAACTGGACACCGTCGGCGTCATGACCTTGAGCCTCGACCTCACCTTCCTCCAATTCCTCCTCAACGACCTCAAATCAGGCTACAGTGGCCTGGCCGCCATAATGACCCCCGACGGCCGCTTCATCGCCCACAACGTCGAGCAGCTCGTCAAAGACGGCAAATCAGCCTCGCCCGAACTTGTGCAGCTTTTCCAGGACAACACCGGCAAGCCGAAATCCTATATATCCTCCCTCGGCCAGCCCAGCTACATATCCCTCCATCAGGCCGTCGGCCCCGGCTGGTATGTGGCCACCTCCCTCCCCAAAGCCGAGCTCATGAAAGGCTTCTACGGCGGGATCAAAAGCAGCGCCCTTCTCCTCCTCGCCGCCCTCCTCCTCATCACCCTCGCCGTCTGGTGGCTCATCGGCCGCATGTTCCGCCCCCTCACCCTCGTGACCCGTGAAGTAGCGAAGCTCGGCGCCGGCGACCTCACCCTGTCCGTCGACCACCGCTCCCGCGACGAACTCGGCCAGCTCGCCGCCGCCGTCAACGACACCGTCAAAAACCTGCGCTCCATCGTAGGCACCGTCCAGAGCAACGCCGAATCCCTGTCTGCCTCCAGCCAGCAATTAGCCGCCACCACCGACGAAGCCGGCCGGGCCGTCAGCCAGGTCGCCGCAACCGCCGGCGAAATCGCCAAAGGCGCCGACGAGACCGGACGGGCGGTAGCGGGGGCCGCCGAGCGCACCGCCGAACTCAATGACCTCGCCGCGACCGTCGCCGGCGAAATGCAGGCGCTGACCGGCAACGCCAAAGCAATCAGCGCCGCCGCCAGCAAAGGCCAGTCCGCCATCGACGAAGCGACCGCCGTCATCCGCGGCATCGCCGACACCACCGCCGCCAACACCCGGCTGGCCGGGGAACTCAACACCAAATCCCAGCAAGTGCGGGAGATCGTCGAAATGATCAACACCATCGCCGGCCAGACAAACCTGTTGGCCCTCAACGCCGCCATCGAGGCCGCCAGGGCCGGCGAACACGGCCGCGGCTTCGCCGTCGTCGCCGAAGAAGTCCGCAAACTCGCCGAACAGTCCGGGCAAGCCGCCGAACAGATCGGCGCCATCATCGGCGACATGCTCGGCGACATCGACGGCGTCGTCCGGGCCTTCGCCGGCACCAGCTCCGCCGTAGCCGGCGGCGTCGAAACCATCACCCGCGCCAACGCCAGCTTCAGCGAAATCACCGCCACCGTCGACGTCACCGCCGCCAAAGTCGCCGAAGCCGTAGGCATGGCCAACCGTCAGGCCGCGGCCGCGGCCAGCATCAAAGACGCCATCCAGAACGTCGCCTCCGTCGCCGAACAGTCCGCCGCCGCCACCGAAACCACCGCCGCCAGCGCCGAAGAAGTCAACGCCTCCATCGAGGAAATCTCTGCCAGCGCGCAGGCGCTTAGCCAAGTGGCCGACGAACTCAACCGCTCCGTTATGCGCTTTAAGCTGTAA
- a CDS encoding ABC transporter ATP-binding protein, with translation MGAKLLVENVSKVFAGQDREVTALQHTNFSVTESEFITILGPSGCGKSTILKIIAGLEETSSGRVTLDGREINGPGKDRGMVFQSYTLFPWLTVAENIEFGLDVAGRPKAERRDIAAHYIAKIGLKGFEKAYPAHLSGGMKQRVAIARALANDPQVLLMDEPFGALDAQTRAVMQELLLSVWEESHKTILFVTHDVDEAVFMGDTVYVMTARPGRIKARIAVPLPRPRSYDIKVSDVFLDIKKEILGLIREESWKAANSLELMEGVRNEEV, from the coding sequence ATGGGCGCCAAGCTGCTGGTGGAGAATGTTTCGAAGGTGTTTGCGGGGCAGGACCGCGAGGTGACGGCGCTGCAGCACACGAATTTCAGCGTGACCGAGAGCGAGTTTATCACTATCCTCGGGCCGTCGGGCTGCGGCAAGTCGACGATCCTGAAGATCATCGCCGGCCTGGAGGAGACTTCGAGCGGCCGGGTGACGCTGGATGGCCGGGAGATCAACGGGCCTGGCAAGGACCGCGGCATGGTGTTCCAGAGTTATACGCTTTTCCCGTGGCTTACGGTGGCGGAGAATATCGAGTTCGGCCTGGATGTGGCCGGACGTCCGAAGGCGGAGCGCCGGGATATCGCCGCCCATTATATCGCCAAGATCGGCCTGAAGGGGTTCGAGAAGGCCTACCCGGCCCATCTTTCCGGGGGCATGAAGCAGCGGGTGGCGATAGCCCGCGCGCTGGCCAACGATCCGCAGGTGCTGCTGATGGATGAGCCGTTCGGGGCGCTGGACGCCCAGACGCGGGCGGTGATGCAGGAGCTGCTGCTGAGTGTGTGGGAGGAGTCTCACAAGACCATCCTGTTCGTCACCCACGATGTTGACGAGGCGGTGTTCATGGGCGATACGGTGTATGTGATGACGGCCCGGCCGGGGCGGATAAAGGCGCGCATCGCCGTGCCGCTGCCGCGCCCGCGCAGCTACGATATCAAGGTGTCGGACGTTTTTCTCGACATCAAGAAGGAGATCCTCGGCCTGATCCGCGAGGAGAGCTGGAAGGCGGCCAACAGCCTGGAGCTTATGGAGGGTGTGCGCAATGAAGAAGTATAG